GACACATTTCACCTTCTTTATGAAGCAGAAAAAGGATCTTCAGCCGTGCTGCATTTCCCGCCAAATTGAAAATTTTAGTAGTTAAATCCAGTTGTTCTTCCAGACGACTAAGGGTTTCCTTACACTCCTTTATTTGCACTGGATCTGCAAGTACTCTGATACATGTATTGCTCATCTTTTAATATTTTAGTAATTACTAAAACGTGAGAGCAAAAGAAAGGTTCAGTATTTTAGTGAATACTAAAATTTAACGAGCCTTATGCGCTGTTTTTCTCCAGCATACCAAGCAGAAGACTGATATCATTAATAAAAGCCCTCTGATGATGGGGATGTAGAGAGGAGGAGGCGGGCCCCCTCTCTGTATTGTTTAAAGCTTACCTTCTACCCTGCCGCACTTCAGCATCTTATCCCCAAAATATGGATTTCTGATTTCCTCAGACATACTCAGCCAGTTAGCGCCCGTGCCAAATGCCATTGGGCAATACTGGACATAAATCCCATCATTAGCGCCATTTGCTTTAAGCATAACAATGAGGCTGTCGCTGGCCTTTTTAAATGCTGTCCGCTGGGTTTCCACATCTTCACTGGTAGCAATGACCTCTGCGGCCTTAATAATGTCCGTATTCCAGTTTTCAGAAGCTGCCGACTTAGCTAATTTTCCTGCGGCATTTTTGGCCTGATCTCTGTCGGTTTTTACCAGAGCATCTTTCAATATCATATAATCGGAGAGCGCACTGGATTGTGCCACAAGAACCTCCTCCAGCTCTGGAACAGCTGATACTTGTGACTCATTTTGTCTTTCATTGTTAGGATTGGAACATGCCATCAGCAAGGACACCAACCCAAGAGATAAGATGTATTTTTTCATTTTTACAAAATTTATATGGTTCATAATTATTAAAGTTCTTCTTCTACATTCCCGCAGGAGAGCATGGCATCACCGAGATAGGGATTTAAAATCTTTTCAGAATCACTGAGCCAATAGGCTCCTCTATTGTTCATGGCCATGGGGCAGAACTGACGGAAGCCACTGGTTTCAATCTTGAATTTCTTAATCGTATGATAAAGCTGGTCACTCAGAGGAGAAAGCATCATTCTCATGGTTTCCAACTCGCTCCCTTTTTGAATGGCATTGGCAGCTGCCTTTAGCACAGTCAAATCCGCCATCCACTCCATATGGGCTTCGCCTTTTACCAGTTTCATATCCACTTTACCCAGTGATTCCAATAATGCTTTGGCCGTGGAGCTAGCCCTATCCGGATCTGCAGCAATCAATGCATCTTTTACCGGCAGATAACTTTCAAACACTGACTTGATCTGGTTTTGGAAGGCCTTATCGGATTCATACTCCTTGTCTGAAACATTGATTTCAGAGTGGTTCATTTCCTTCGATTCTGGAGTAGTGCCGTGATTGTGCCCAGTCATGGCAGCTCCACCTTCCGGTGACATCATGCTGGGTTTGCCAGCCAACTGAGCTGCAGCATCCACGCTGAATGTGCCGTTTACAACAATCTCTTCACCTGCTTCCAACCCTTCTTTCACCACATAACTTTCTCCGAGAGATGGCCCGAGTGTTACCGTGCGCATACGGAAAGATATGCTTTGATCACTGGCAGTTTTCACATAGACCACAGACTTTTTACCTGTCCACATCACAGCAGATTTGGGTACAATGAGCCCTTCTTTATTGGCGTGACTTGTCACACTCAGCACTCCTGAAGCAAACATTTCAGGCTTTAGTTGATAACCCGGATTATTCATCTCTACTCGTAGTTTGGATACGCGAGTCTTCGGATTGATGACAGGATCTATGTAGGAGATTTTACCCGTGAATTGTTCACCAGGAAGTGAACTAATCGTAAATGAAACCGAAGCCCCTTCCCTGATCCAGGCCAGGTCAGATTCATAAGCATCAAACAACACCCATACATTTGACAGATCGGCGATCATGTAGATAGGTGCTCCCTGCTTGATGTAATCCCCAAGCATGACCAGCTTTTCCTTTACATAACCCGATCGCTCAGATCGGATGGGCAGGGTCTCTAGTGGTTTGCCATTAGCCAAAATCTGGTCGATTTGTGCATTCGTGAGCTTCCAGTTTGTAAGCTTCCTCTTGGCTGCAGCGAAGAGCTCAGGCTGCTTGTCTTTGATCTTTTGAGTCTCAAATAACTCCTGCTGAGCGGTAACTAACTCAGGTGAGTAGATAGTGGAAATCTCCTGGCCTTTTTGAACAAAATCTCCAGAGAAATTCACGTTCAATGTTTCCACCCGACCGGGAATGTGAGAGGCCTGGGTATAAACCAGTTTCTCATTCTCCATCACCTTCCCGTTTAGCCGAATCGTTTTGGTAATTTCACCAGCCCCCACTTTTTGGGTAACCACATTGGCCAACTTCAACGCAGTTGGAGACATGTGAATAGCCATCGGATCGTCCATGCCCAAATCTGATTCAAGAGGAATCAGATCCATACCGCAAATGGGACAAGAGCCGGGTTCGTTCTTGCGGATTTGCGGGTGCATGGAGCAAGTCCAAACGCCATTTTCGTCAGCTACATGTTCGTGATCTTCGCTCATTTCTGAGGCGGGTGTTGAAGGCTTTAACATCCATCCGATCAAACCACCAATGATCAAGGTAAGGCCAATCAGCACATATTTATTTTGAAGTAACTTTTTCATTTCAGTAATATTTTATTGAGTACCGCCCAGGATATAATCCAAATTAGCGAGGGCTATGAATAGCTTCGTTTTTGATTTAATTTCTAGTTTCTGATAGTTGAGTAGTTGCATCTGAATGCGCAGCAGCTCTACCAGGTCTTTTCCTGAATTGCCGAACTCCGAAACCAAGAGTGACTGAATTCGCTGTGTCTCTTCAATTTGTATTTCATAGAGATTCAGCATTTCAATTTCACGCATCACATCATATTTCACGTTTTCAAAGGAGGCATTCAATTCATTTCTCGTGGATTGCGCCATGAGTTCAATGCTCTCTGTCTGAAGCTTATTCTCCTTCAAAGCAGCCTTATATTTCCTGCGGTACAGCGGAAGGGAAACAGTAATCATCGGCATGATGGCATCTTGTCCGTTTCCTGGAACATTCATACCTGCCTGTCCGGCCGCCAAGTCTGTTCTTTCCGCCACGATGATGTAATCCAATCCCACACCCAACTTTGGCATGGACTGTTTTTCGATTGCCATATACTGCTTTTCCTTAGACTGCTTTTTCAGTGTAATTTCCTTCAATAACGGGTGGTCGTTCCAATTTACCTGCTCAGAGTAGACGGGCACACTCACAGAATCAAATGGAGAAGTAAAAACCTCCATTGAGTCTGGCCGATTGAGGAGCTGATTGAAGGAAGCTGTCAAAGGTCTTTTCATTCCTTCAAGGAGTATGATTTCGGTTTCCATATCCTGAATCATGAGATCAACCCTGAGAACATCTGCCAGGCTGGTTTTACCATTCTCGTATTTTGAAGTGGCCAGGGTCTTCCATGATTTCAGGATATCCAGGTTCCCTCGTTGAATCGATAAGACATCCTCCAGCTCTACCAATGGGTAGTACGCTCTGGAAACCTGGAACCATAGTTTATTTTGTTCATCAATGTATCGTTCGAAAGCAGCATCAGCTATAAGAGCTGTTGCTTCCCCCTGCACCTTCAAAGTCCCGAACCACGGAAACATTTGAGAGAGTGTAAACCTGGCCATCTGTCTCCCAACCCGTGTCTCGGTCATCCGACCAAATGCACTTACTGACAGTGTAGGATCTGGAAAACCTTTCACTTGAGTCACGCGCTGCAGGGCCGCCTCAAACTCCTTGTATTTGGACTGAAGCATGGGATTGTTTTCCGATGCCTCCTGTTGGTATTCCTGAAGCGTTTGTGCGCTAACAAGCGAACCCAATAATAAGAATACTATAGTTAGATATCTCATCTCAATTTCCTGTTTTGGTTGTTAATCACCGTTTCTCGCCAGAAAGCCTGAAGGATCGGCACCACGAACATGGTCATGATCTGAATGGCCATTCCACCAAAGGTCGGGATGGCCATTGGCACCATAATGTCGGATCCTTTACCTGTTGATGACAGTA
This Marinoscillum sp. 108 DNA region includes the following protein-coding sequences:
- a CDS encoding DUF3347 domain-containing protein; its protein translation is MKKYILSLGLVSLLMACSNPNNERQNESQVSAVPELEEVLVAQSSALSDYMILKDALVKTDRDQAKNAAGKLAKSAASENWNTDIIKAAEVIATSEDVETQRTAFKKASDSLIVMLKANGANDGIYVQYCPMAFGTGANWLSMSEEIRNPYFGDKMLKCGRVEGKL
- a CDS encoding efflux RND transporter periplasmic adaptor subunit, producing MKKLLQNKYVLIGLTLIIGGLIGWMLKPSTPASEMSEDHEHVADENGVWTCSMHPQIRKNEPGSCPICGMDLIPLESDLGMDDPMAIHMSPTALKLANVVTQKVGAGEITKTIRLNGKVMENEKLVYTQASHIPGRVETLNVNFSGDFVQKGQEISTIYSPELVTAQQELFETQKIKDKQPELFAAAKRKLTNWKLTNAQIDQILANGKPLETLPIRSERSGYVKEKLVMLGDYIKQGAPIYMIADLSNVWVLFDAYESDLAWIREGASVSFTISSLPGEQFTGKISYIDPVINPKTRVSKLRVEMNNPGYQLKPEMFASGVLSVTSHANKEGLIVPKSAVMWTGKKSVVYVKTASDQSISFRMRTVTLGPSLGESYVVKEGLEAGEEIVVNGTFSVDAAAQLAGKPSMMSPEGGAAMTGHNHGTTPESKEMNHSEINVSDKEYESDKAFQNQIKSVFESYLPVKDALIAADPDRASSTAKALLESLGKVDMKLVKGEAHMEWMADLTVLKAAANAIQKGSELETMRMMLSPLSDQLYHTIKKFKIETSGFRQFCPMAMNNRGAYWLSDSEKILNPYLGDAMLSCGNVEEEL
- a CDS encoding TolC family protein, translating into MRYLTIVFLLLGSLVSAQTLQEYQQEASENNPMLQSKYKEFEAALQRVTQVKGFPDPTLSVSAFGRMTETRVGRQMARFTLSQMFPWFGTLKVQGEATALIADAAFERYIDEQNKLWFQVSRAYYPLVELEDVLSIQRGNLDILKSWKTLATSKYENGKTSLADVLRVDLMIQDMETEIILLEGMKRPLTASFNQLLNRPDSMEVFTSPFDSVSVPVYSEQVNWNDHPLLKEITLKKQSKEKQYMAIEKQSMPKLGVGLDYIIVAERTDLAAGQAGMNVPGNGQDAIMPMITVSLPLYRRKYKAALKENKLQTESIELMAQSTRNELNASFENVKYDVMREIEMLNLYEIQIEETQRIQSLLVSEFGNSGKDLVELLRIQMQLLNYQKLEIKSKTKLFIALANLDYILGGTQ